Within the Herbaspirillum sp. RTI4 genome, the region TCCGGATGGAAATACGATCGGATTCTGATCAGGATGGGATTTGACGTGAAAATGCCGCCCGGTGTCAGCCGTGCGGCATTTTTTATTGCGGTTGAAACACCGCAGCGAGTTGTTCAGATTGCAGCGCCATGAAGGCCAATCCTGCTGAGTCAATCTTGCTAAGTCAATCCGGTTAAGTCAATCCTGTTAAGCCAACCCGGTTGGCTATCTTGCTGAAGGATGCTCTGATTAAGGGTGGAAAATAAGGGTGGAAAATAAGGGCGAGAAATAAGGGTGGAAAATAAGGGCGAGAAATAAGGGTGAAAAATAAGTGCAGAAAATAAGTGCAGAAAATAAGTGCGGCAAACAACGCAAGCCCATAAAATCAAGCGCCGCTTTACTTTATTAAGTGCAGCAAGACCGTGAGGACAGCCGCTCTGAAATGGCATCCCACAATAGCTTAATCAGAGCGTCCTTAAATCAAGCCGCTGGTATAGGCATATTTGATCAGGTCGGCATCGCTCGATAGCCCGAGCTTGCGCATCGCATTATTTTTATGGGTGCTGACGGTGCTGGGGGTACGCGACAAACGGTCGCAAATATCGGTCAGCGAATTGCCTTCAACAAAATAACGTACTACTTCCATTTCACTGACGGTCAGTTCTTTGCTGGAAGAAAACGCCTCGCCCTGCGCCCAGCTCATCTCCAGCTCACCGCGCAGCGACAGCGGAAAATACGCCTGCTTTCCGGTACGCGCTGCCACACAGGCATTGATCAGCTCATCCGTTTTTTCACGTTTATTGATGACCGAAAACACGCCCATCCGATACAAGCGACGAATCACCGCCGTATTGCTCATCGCCGTATACACAATGATCTTGGAGGAAGAAAAATCGCTTTTGATACGCTTGATCAGCGTGAAACCGTCAGAGTCCTCGTTCTCGTCGTTCGGCATGGAAAAATCGGTGATCACGATATTGCAGGCATGCTGGCGCAACAAGGCGAGCAAACCGTCCCCACTGCTAACTTCCACTTCGACGCGCAGATCAGGTACCTTGCACAATACCGTTTTCAATGCTGCCAGTACCACCGGATGATCGTCGGCGATTGCCACTTGTAGCAATTTCATTTGATTCACATTAGCCCCCAATTAACAAAGCGGGCCGAACGGAGATACGACCGTCCGACAAGCATGACAAAAAACTCCAGAATTTGACCTTGCGACGAAGCGCGTTTTCAGTACGCGCATTGCATCCGTCCTGGTATTAAAATCCCAAGAAATATTTTCGATAGCCGATAACTTCTTGTCACCGGTTTTCATCGGAAAAAATTTTCTTAGTCGTATTCTCGGGACAACCTTTCCGCAATACAACTTATTCGGCGTATTATCGAAAACATTCGTATTTGATATAGAAATTGGTTAAAAAACACCATCGAATTGCTTTCTTTTTCGCCTTATCTGAAGAATTGGCCCACTTTACCAATAGTCTTCAGAAATGAATTGTCCAGGTTGCGCACGCCGACAAAAACGAAATCCAAGAGCACCCCCACACCAGTCGCGAATACCAGCAATCCTTACCGAATAAGCACAGGAATTTACCCAGTTTGAACAACCCAACTTCGTCTGCCCCGGCGCTGATTAAAATGCCTGGGCGAAAAATGGCGACCAATGATGGCGAATGACGCCGACAATCGGCCCCGGCAACTCTTTGGCAGCGCCCGACGCGATAGAATAGGCGCGCCCTTGCCAGTCTAGGGTCTGTTGACAACCGCAAACCACAGCAGCCGCGTTGTCCAAAATGGGTCTACATGAACCAAAAGCGCATGCCTGGGGTGAGCATCGCCACACCCGCAGCGCCGCAGCTCAACGGCAGGCCCCCTGAACTTGATATTTGATATGGATGCAATGCCAACAACACCATGAAATGGCTCTCCCGCTTTACCCGTCTGTGTACCGCCACCCTGGCCTGCCTGTGCTCCATGCCGTCTCAGGCCGCCTACCAGGTCGAGCTCCAGGCCCCTGCTCCGCTGGAAAGCATACTCAAAGACTTCCTCGACCTGTCCCGCTATCAGGACCGCGACGACATCAGCGAAGAGCAATTGCGCTACCTGATCGACACCGCGCCTGCGCAAGTTACCCAATTGAGTTCCACCGAAGGCTATTTCTCGCCGATTACCAAAATCGCGCTGGAAGAAACCGACCCTAAGCGCCGCGTAGTGCGCATCAGCATTGATCCCGGCCCCTTAACGCATATCAGCGACGTCCTCATCGGCCTGACCGGCGCAGCGCAGCAGGACGATCCGGAACAACAGCAAACAATCCGAAAAAAATGGCCTCTGGCAAGCGGCGCTCCCTTCCGGCAAGAAGACTGGGATAACGCCAAAAACAGCAGTCTGCAAGCATTGCAAACCCAACGCTATGCCGCCGCCCGCATCGCCCGCTCCGAAGCGCGCATTGATCCCGAGCAACAAAGCGCCCGACTGGAAGTCGATTTCGACAGCGGCCCGGCCTTTACGCTGGGGCCATTGGAAATCACCGGTTTGCGACGCTATCCCGCCAGCATCATCCGCAATGTCAGCCCCCTGCTACCCGGCGAAACCTACAGCCAGGCACGCCTGCTGGCCTTGCAACGCCAGATCCAGAGCACGCCGTATTTCAGCAACGTCATCGTCGGCATCGACGACGATCCGGCGCACGCAGAAAACGCCCCGGTCAAAGTGCAGGTCAGCGAATTTCCGACACAACGCATCCGCACCGGCGTCGGCTACTCAACCGACACCGGCGCCTCGGTCGATGCCCGCTACACGCACTACAACGTCTTCGACCGCGCCTGGGTCTTCGACAGCCAGATCAAACTGGAACAGAAGCGCCAGTTCGAATCGATCAACCTGGCCATGCCGCCCGACAGCAAGAGTTTCGTCAACAGCGTCGGCATCACCAACGACCGCACCACGCTGGAAGGGGTCGATCTGCGCAGTCTGGTGCTGGACTTGCGACGCGCGCGCAGTTTCGAGTTTTACGACACGGCCTACACGCTCGATTATTACCGCGACGAATTACGACAAACCAATGGCGCAGCGCTGCCGGCCAATACCGTCATCACGCCGGGTCTGCATCAGGCGCTCGCGCCCGGATTCTCCTGGAGCCGACGCGCTGTCGACGACCCCATTTTTCCGCGCAGCGGCCACTTGCTCTCGGCGCAGGTCGCCGTCGCCCTTCAGGGCATCCTGACCGATCAGAGCTTCGCCCGCCTGTTCCTGCGCTACAAATATTTCATCCCTGTAGCGCACCGCGATGTGATCATCCTGCGCACCGACATGGGTGGTGTAGTCACTCGTGGCTCGGCATCGGCGGTACCGGCCTCGCTGCTATTTCGCGCCGGCGGCACCGACTCGGTGCGCGGCTACAGTTATCAAAGCATAGGCAATGAACAAAACGGCACGGTCTATCCGACCAAATACATGCTCACGGGCAGCGCCGAATATCAGCACTGGCTGACCGCCCAATGGGGCGGCGCGCTGTTTTACGATGTCGGCACCGCGACCGACAGCATCGAAAAAAGATCGGTTTACCAGGGCATCGGCACCGGCGCGCGTTATCGCAGCCCGGTCGGCACCATCAACCTCGATCTCGCCTACGGCATCACACAACGCCAGTTCCGTCCCCACATTTCTCTGGGCATCGCCTTTTGACGCTATCACCGCCCATGCCAACGCCTGCCGAACACCCGAACAAACCAAACAGCAACAGCCTCGCCCGCACACTGACGAAGGCCGCCGCACTGCTGCTCGGTCTGCTACTGGCTCTGCTCCTCATCAGCGCAGCCTTGCTCAATTACGCCGTCCGCTACGACAAGGGCACACGCCTGCTATGGAACGCCAGCACAAGGCTGTTCCACAACAGCCTGTCCGGCAACTACGTCAGCGGCAACCTGCTGCACGGCCTGCATCTGGAAAAAGTGGCTTATCACAACAGCACGCTGCGTATCGATCTCTCCAGCCTTGCCGGTAGCTGGAATATCGACTGGCAACAACGCCGTCTCAACGTCAGCTGGCTGCATCTCGGCATGCTCGCCATCGACGACACCTCCCCCTCCTCCCCAACCACTCTGCCGCAGCAAATCCAACTGCCACTGGCACTGACGCTAAACGATATCCGCCTGCAACAACTGCGCTACGGACAAGGCACGGGCGCGCTGGAATTGAGCAAACTGCAACTGCACGGCAAATCGGACGGCACAACCCACGCACTGACACTGGAAACGCTGACTACGCCCTACGGTATCGCGCAAGCAGACCTTCAACTCAGCGGCAAGCGCCCGTTTGCCCTCGACGGCAGCCTGCAATTGCGCGGCATCATCGACACCGACAAAAGCGCACCCAAGGGCGAACAGTATCTGCTGGACGCCAAATTAAGCGGCTCCCTGGAAGCGCTCAACATCGCACTAGCCGCCAGCGGCGACAAACTGCAAGGCAAGGCGCAGATCGTCGCCACACCGTTCGCCGCACTGCCGTTTCAGACGGCCCGCATCGACCTGCTGCATATCAACCCGCAAGCCTTCAACGCCGCCGCGCCAAAAGCCGATATCAGCCTGC harbors:
- a CDS encoding response regulator transcription factor; this translates as MKLLQVAIADDHPVVLAALKTVLCKVPDLRVEVEVSSGDGLLALLRQHACNIVITDFSMPNDENEDSDGFTLIKRIKSDFSSSKIIVYTAMSNTAVIRRLYRMGVFSVINKREKTDELINACVAARTGKQAYFPLSLRGELEMSWAQGEAFSSSKELTVSEMEVVRYFVEGNSLTDICDRLSRTPSTVSTHKNNAMRKLGLSSDADLIKYAYTSGLI
- a CDS encoding autotransporter assembly complex protein TamA codes for the protein MKWLSRFTRLCTATLACLCSMPSQAAYQVELQAPAPLESILKDFLDLSRYQDRDDISEEQLRYLIDTAPAQVTQLSSTEGYFSPITKIALEETDPKRRVVRISIDPGPLTHISDVLIGLTGAAQQDDPEQQQTIRKKWPLASGAPFRQEDWDNAKNSSLQALQTQRYAAARIARSEARIDPEQQSARLEVDFDSGPAFTLGPLEITGLRRYPASIIRNVSPLLPGETYSQARLLALQRQIQSTPYFSNVIVGIDDDPAHAENAPVKVQVSEFPTQRIRTGVGYSTDTGASVDARYTHYNVFDRAWVFDSQIKLEQKRQFESINLAMPPDSKSFVNSVGITNDRTTLEGVDLRSLVLDLRRARSFEFYDTAYTLDYYRDELRQTNGAALPANTVITPGLHQALAPGFSWSRRAVDDPIFPRSGHLLSAQVAVALQGILTDQSFARLFLRYKYFIPVAHRDVIILRTDMGGVVTRGSASAVPASLLFRAGGTDSVRGYSYQSIGNEQNGTVYPTKYMLTGSAEYQHWLTAQWGGALFYDVGTATDSIEKRSVYQGIGTGARYRSPVGTINLDLAYGITQRQFRPHISLGIAF